In the Harmonia axyridis chromosome 3, icHarAxyr1.1, whole genome shotgun sequence genome, one interval contains:
- the LOC123674868 gene encoding general odorant-binding protein 57c, whose amino-acid sequence MNVTHVLLFFFTIFFSSCIIWCASFTSEDLDTDMRYIKICNLSSPISLRAMNEVLINKKLAKGESSNFKCFLHCLFTKYGWMDEDGGFLVHDIKKTLEDADIEIASLEYILYKCTALESIDRCERSFTFTECFWKKMSQVQPQEDQLFYNMDDNINKKR is encoded by the exons ATGAACGTAACtcatgttttattatttttttttacaatatttttctcAAGTTGTATCATATGGTGTGCTTCGTTCACTTCAGAAGATTTGGACACAGACATGAGATATATAAAAATCTGCAATCTTTCATCTCCAATTAGTCTCa GGGCTATGAATGAAGTTTTGATAAACAAAAAGTTGGCGAAAGGAGAATCGAgtaatttcaaatgtttcctacaTTGTCTTTTCACAAAATACGGCTGGATGGACGAAGATGGTGGCTTTTTGGTCCACGATATAAAAAAGACATTGGAAGATGCTGATATTGAAATTGCGAGCCTGGAGTACATCTTGTACAAATGTACGGCCCTAGAATCTATCGATAGGTGCGAGAGGTCATTTACATTCACAGaatgtttttggaaaaaaatgtcgCAG GTACAACCACAAGAAGATCAATTATTCTACAACATGGATGacaatatcaacaaaaaaagataa